One genomic segment of Solibacillus sp. FSL W7-1436 includes these proteins:
- a CDS encoding FtsK/SpoIIIE domain-containing protein produces MIFEILTTSFFGGIAATAFFKKQGMATNESGKIQRIISLSGLNVKDGKNTLTTQLIRKKKHEWGWEYKYRIPLGRSFDDYVAKFRTLEDGINNRRKRISFADLKSLQFDSNITHQLKELWKAKLTERKEIELDFDGLLIIRVYDKPLPQQVTYTPGIDWKVPVGLTRDKNAFRFHDFERIPHLVLGGATRYGKSNFLNSLIVSLLQSNPEHVRFFHIDLKGGIELCDYESIKQTLSIAYEPEEALRTLQTAYLKMREIQQLVKRKGKKNVQDANINERYFVIIDEVGELNPQEAVTSSEKRLKQECQTIMSQIARLGAGLGFRLIVATQYPTGDVIPRQVKQNSDAKLSFRVQSATASRVVLDESGAELLPQVRGRAIYQTADKREILQTPLITSDIIHETIVPHIVKKEDIFESPTVESTRRTTTVTFEEV; encoded by the coding sequence ATGATTTTTGAAATTTTAACTACCTCGTTTTTTGGTGGAATTGCCGCAACTGCGTTTTTCAAAAAGCAAGGCATGGCAACAAATGAAAGTGGAAAAATCCAACGCATCATTTCATTGAGCGGTTTAAATGTGAAGGACGGTAAAAACACTTTAACAACTCAATTGATCCGTAAAAAGAAACATGAATGGGGATGGGAATACAAATATCGGATTCCTTTAGGCCGTTCATTTGATGATTATGTAGCTAAATTCCGAACACTGGAGGATGGCATTAATAATAGAAGAAAGCGGATTTCATTTGCTGATTTGAAAAGCTTACAATTTGATTCAAATATTACACACCAACTAAAAGAATTGTGGAAGGCTAAACTGACTGAACGGAAGGAAATTGAATTAGATTTTGATGGGCTGTTGATTATTCGAGTGTATGACAAACCACTTCCCCAGCAAGTCACTTACACACCGGGCATTGATTGGAAAGTACCTGTAGGGTTAACACGAGATAAAAACGCATTTCGCTTTCATGATTTTGAACGCATACCGCATTTAGTGCTTGGCGGTGCTACTCGATATGGTAAAAGTAACTTTCTTAATTCATTAATTGTAAGCCTATTGCAAAGCAACCCAGAGCATGTTCGTTTCTTCCACATCGATTTGAAAGGCGGTATCGAGCTTTGTGATTATGAATCGATTAAACAGACGTTATCCATCGCATACGAGCCGGAAGAAGCCCTCCGCACATTACAAACGGCATATTTGAAAATGAGGGAAATACAGCAGCTCGTTAAAAGGAAAGGTAAAAAGAATGTACAGGATGCGAATATTAATGAAAGATATTTTGTGATTATAGATGAAGTCGGTGAATTGAATCCCCAAGAAGCTGTAACATCAAGCGAAAAACGATTAAAACAAGAATGCCAAACGATTATGTCTCAAATTGCCCGACTTGGTGCCGGTTTAGGCTTCCGTTTAATCGTTGCTACTCAATACCCTACTGGCGATGTAATACCTCGACAAGTAAAGCAAAACAGCGATGCTAAACTATCGTTTCGGGTACAATCGGCAACGGCTTCGAGGGTAGTATTAGATGAATCTGGAGCCGAACTTCTTCCACAGGTTAGAGGTAGAGCTATTTATCAAACAGCCGATAAACGCGAAATTTTACAAACGCCATTAATTACTTCTGATATTATCCATGAAACGATTGTCCCTCACATTGTTAAGAAGGAGGATATATTTGAAAGTCCAACAGTTGAGTCAACGAGACGAACAACTACTGTTACTTTTGAAGAAGTTTGA
- a CDS encoding helix-turn-helix domain-containing protein: MAREIEIKLQQLLLDHKMTYKELSKITGLSTRAISEMVNNKQERILKEAIIKIADTFEIDDIREIIDFKK; encoded by the coding sequence ATGGCCCGTGAAATTGAAATAAAGCTTCAACAATTATTGTTGGATCACAAAATGACTTATAAAGAATTATCGAAAATCACCGGATTATCCACTAGAGCAATATCGGAAATGGTGAATAACAAACAGGAAAGAATATTGAAAGAGGCCATTATTAAAATTGCTGACACTTTTGAAATCGATGATATTAGGGAAATCATTGATTTTAAGAAATAA